One region of Mucilaginibacter sp. 14171R-50 genomic DNA includes:
- a CDS encoding aldo/keto reductase — translation MQTVKLNNGVEMPVLGFGVFQVTDLAECERSVIDAIETGYRLIDTAQSYMNEEAVGKAIKRSGIAREELFITTKLWIQSNGYEGTKKAFEESLRKLQLDYLDLYLIHQPFGDVYGEWRAMEELYKEGKVRAIGVSNFQPDRLIDLIIHNEIVPAVNQVETHPFHQQIETQQFMTDNNVQIESWGPFAEGKNDMFKNELLQSIGDKYGKSIAQVVLRWLTQRGVVAIPKSVRKERMAENLNSLDFQLTAEEMEKIKTLDTNSSSFFDHRDPKMVKWLGERTLNN, via the coding sequence GGAGTATTTCAGGTGACTGACCTGGCAGAGTGCGAAAGAAGTGTGATAGATGCCATCGAGACTGGTTACCGACTGATTGACACGGCGCAATCTTATATGAATGAAGAAGCGGTAGGCAAAGCGATCAAAAGAAGTGGCATTGCTCGGGAAGAACTATTTATTACGACCAAGCTTTGGATACAATCAAATGGCTACGAAGGAACAAAGAAAGCTTTTGAAGAGTCGCTAAGAAAGTTACAGTTAGATTACCTCGATTTGTACCTAATCCACCAACCGTTCGGTGATGTTTATGGGGAATGGCGCGCCATGGAAGAATTATATAAAGAGGGTAAAGTGAGGGCCATAGGCGTAAGCAATTTTCAGCCGGACAGGCTGATCGACCTGATCATACATAATGAAATTGTTCCTGCCGTTAACCAGGTAGAGACGCATCCTTTCCATCAGCAAATAGAGACACAGCAATTCATGACCGATAACAATGTTCAGATCGAATCATGGGGGCCTTTTGCAGAAGGCAAGAACGATATGTTCAAAAATGAATTGCTGCAATCTATCGGTGATAAATATGGTAAATCAATTGCCCAGGTAGTATTACGCTGGTTGACACAACGAGGTGTCGTAGCCATACCTAAATCAGTTCGTAAAGAACGCATGGCAGAAAATCTAAATAGCCTTGATTTCCAGTTGACCGCCGAAGAAATGGAGAAGATCAAAACGCTTGATACAAACTCCAGCAGCTTTTTTGACCACCGCGATCCAAAAATGGTAAAATGGTTAGGCGAAAGAACATTGAATAACTAA
- a CDS encoding aldo/keto reductase, producing MKKRQLGNSGLEVSALGLGCMGLSFGYGPATEKQEAIMLIRSAFERGVTFFDTAEAYGPFTNEDLLGEALAPFRDEVVIATKFGFKDGKPPLGLDSRPEHIREVAEASLIRLRTDRIDLFYQHRVDPKVPMEDVAGTVKELIAEGKVKHFGLSEAGVNAIRKAHAVQPIAALQSEYSLWWREPEQEILPTLEELGIGFVPFSPLGKGFLTGSINENTTFDKSDYRNSVPRFSEENRKANQALVDVLGQIAAEKNATPAQIALAWLLSQKPWIVPIPGTTKLHRLEENTGAADIELSEQDLHSIHEGLSHIEIQGHRYSEQGQKMVNR from the coding sequence ATGAAAAAGAGACAATTGGGAAATAGTGGACTGGAAGTTTCAGCCCTTGGTTTAGGTTGTATGGGTTTAAGCTTCGGCTACGGACCGGCTACAGAAAAACAGGAAGCTATTATGTTAATACGTTCAGCGTTTGAACGCGGAGTGACTTTTTTCGATACTGCCGAAGCTTACGGGCCATTCACAAATGAAGATTTATTAGGTGAAGCGTTAGCGCCTTTTCGCGATGAGGTGGTGATTGCAACCAAATTTGGATTTAAAGATGGCAAACCGCCGCTTGGTTTGGACAGTCGTCCGGAGCATATCCGTGAGGTTGCCGAAGCTTCATTGATACGTCTGCGTACAGACCGTATAGACTTATTCTATCAGCACCGGGTAGATCCGAAAGTACCTATGGAAGATGTGGCCGGAACGGTTAAAGAGCTGATCGCTGAAGGAAAAGTTAAGCACTTTGGCCTTTCTGAAGCTGGTGTTAATGCTATTCGTAAAGCACATGCAGTTCAACCGATAGCTGCTTTGCAAAGCGAATATTCTTTATGGTGGAGAGAACCGGAACAGGAAATTTTGCCGACACTGGAGGAACTTGGTATCGGTTTCGTGCCGTTCAGCCCCTTGGGTAAAGGTTTTTTAACCGGTTCAATAAACGAGAACACTACTTTCGATAAAAGCGACTACAGGAATTCCGTTCCACGTTTTTCTGAAGAAAACCGGAAAGCCAACCAGGCATTAGTTGATGTACTTGGACAAATTGCTGCTGAGAAGAACGCGACACCTGCCCAGATAGCCCTGGCGTGGTTGCTTTCACAAAAGCCGTGGATAGTGCCAATACCAGGTACAACCAAATTGCACCGCCTGGAAGAAAATACGGGTGCTGCTGATATCGAATTATCCGAACAAGACCTGCACTCCATTCACGAAGGCCTGTCTCATATCGAAATACAGGGTCATCGTTATTCAGAACAGGGGCAGAAAATGGTTAATCGTTAA
- a CDS encoding nuclear transport factor 2 family protein, whose amino-acid sequence MKAIIIGLFLCVASVQLSNAQAKLPSAATTTATKEEQEILDLSKTKWTWMADKNVESLNGLFAENCVFVHMGGSWGKTQELNTIKGGFIWYKKADVYGASVNIFGNTAILLNDIDLLAVVGGNEVVHAFMVTEVYLKENGKWKMGSLTFSTLIRPVKMKTNIAPAAQPQH is encoded by the coding sequence ATGAAAGCAATCATTATCGGACTGTTCCTGTGCGTAGCCAGTGTGCAGCTATCAAATGCCCAGGCAAAACTACCAAGTGCAGCGACTACAACCGCAACTAAGGAAGAACAGGAAATCCTTGATCTATCCAAAACAAAATGGACCTGGATGGCAGATAAAAACGTAGAGTCATTAAACGGATTGTTTGCCGAGAACTGTGTGTTTGTTCACATGGGTGGAAGCTGGGGCAAGACCCAGGAACTGAATACCATTAAAGGTGGCTTTATCTGGTATAAGAAAGCAGACGTATACGGCGCATCGGTAAACATCTTCGGTAACACCGCTATACTGCTAAACGATATTGATCTGCTTGCTGTGGTAGGTGGCAATGAAGTCGTGCACGCTTTTATGGTAACGGAAGTATACCTTAAAGAAAATGGCAAGTGGAAAATGGGTTCTCTTACCTTTTCAACACTGATCCGGCCTGTTAAAATGAAAACAAACATTGCACCGGCGGCACAGCCACAACATTAA
- a CDS encoding aldo/keto reductase, whose amino-acid sequence MNRRNLLKTGLTLAGASLISTNSNADTIVPGTTTLSAAPGKRKLGGKLEVSSIGLGVQNMWRTYQTTIPYRPEMINIIRKAYDNGVTLFDTAEAYGPFESERILGEATSSFRNKIVIETKYGWNIDQKTEKRLPGLNSKPEHIKEVVEGMLKRLRTDRIDLLYQHRVDPAVPIEDVVGAIKDLIGQGKVLHYGLSEPGAQTVRRAHAIHPVTAIQNEYSLLWRGPEETILPLCEELGIGFVCWSPLGVGFLNGAIDENTRFAPGDIRGIEERFSPENLPNNMALVRLIKTWAVKKDATPGQISLAWLLAKKPWIVPIPGTTQMAHMLENTGAANVKFSADELKQFNQELEGITIKGLRLPQAVLNFSNVEAPPKQ is encoded by the coding sequence ATGAATCGTCGAAATCTTCTAAAAACGGGACTAACACTTGCTGGCGCGTCTTTGATCAGCACAAATAGTAACGCAGATACAATCGTGCCCGGCACAACAACTCTGTCTGCCGCACCTGGCAAACGAAAGCTGGGAGGCAAGCTCGAAGTATCGAGTATAGGTTTAGGGGTACAGAATATGTGGCGAACCTATCAAACAACCATACCATATCGGCCTGAAATGATCAACATCATCAGGAAAGCTTATGATAACGGTGTCACCCTTTTTGATACAGCTGAAGCTTATGGGCCGTTTGAAAGCGAGCGGATTTTGGGTGAAGCAACATCCTCTTTTCGAAACAAGATTGTGATTGAAACCAAGTACGGTTGGAATATCGATCAGAAAACGGAGAAACGATTACCTGGCTTAAATAGTAAACCCGAACATATTAAGGAGGTGGTTGAAGGGATGTTGAAACGACTTCGCACTGATCGCATCGATCTGTTATACCAGCACCGCGTTGATCCGGCAGTTCCGATAGAAGATGTTGTCGGCGCGATAAAAGATTTGATCGGCCAGGGAAAAGTGCTTCATTATGGGCTTTCTGAACCTGGTGCACAAACTGTCAGGCGGGCGCATGCCATCCATCCGGTTACCGCCATTCAAAATGAATATTCGCTTTTATGGCGCGGCCCTGAAGAAACGATCCTTCCGCTTTGCGAAGAACTCGGCATTGGTTTCGTTTGCTGGAGCCCGCTTGGTGTAGGATTTCTGAACGGCGCTATTGATGAAAACACACGATTTGCGCCCGGCGATATCAGAGGTATTGAAGAGCGGTTCTCTCCTGAGAACCTGCCCAACAATATGGCACTGGTTAGATTGATAAAGACCTGGGCGGTGAAAAAAGATGCTACACCCGGACAAATATCGCTTGCCTGGCTGCTGGCAAAAAAACCGTGGATAGTACCCATACCCGGAACCACACAGATGGCGCATATGCTGGAAAATACCGGTGCCGCTAATGTGAAATTTTCCGCTGATGAATTAAAGCAGTTCAATCAGGAGTTAGAAGGCATAACCATCAAAGGATTGCGCCTGCCACAAGCGGTTTTAAATTTCTCTAACGTAGAAGCTCCACCTAAGCAATAA
- a CDS encoding ATP/GTP-binding protein — protein sequence MKKPLFLFIATLMCSTSFAQHSLVKLWESDSVTIKGPESALFDSKSNSIFVSSMGSGSVVQLDLKGKVIKSDWATGLNSNKGSAFYKGMFYTAETSAVAVIDNTGKVLKRIPIEGAGMLNDLAVDSKGIVYVSDTRTGKVHRIENDKPTVYLENIPGANGLLTVNTDLYVVGSTTFQKVNANKEMSKISEGFESGLDGIVPIGDKEFILSNYKGILYYVNADGTNQVLLDSRANKIMANDISYDSKTKTLYVPSFGTNRIIAYKVN from the coding sequence ATGAAAAAGCCATTGTTTTTATTCATCGCGACGCTAATGTGTTCTACAAGCTTCGCACAGCACAGCCTTGTAAAGTTATGGGAGTCAGATTCGGTTACGATTAAAGGGCCCGAATCGGCGCTTTTCGATTCCAAATCAAATTCGATTTTTGTTTCCAGCATGGGTTCCGGCTCTGTCGTTCAGCTTGATCTCAAAGGAAAAGTGATCAAATCGGATTGGGCAACAGGCCTCAACTCCAATAAAGGCTCAGCGTTTTATAAGGGAATGTTTTATACGGCAGAAACCTCCGCTGTTGCGGTCATTGATAATACAGGTAAAGTCTTAAAACGAATTCCAATTGAAGGTGCAGGGATGTTAAATGACCTGGCTGTAGATTCAAAAGGGATAGTTTATGTGAGTGATACGCGGACAGGCAAGGTACATCGGATCGAAAATGATAAACCGACAGTATATCTTGAAAATATCCCCGGCGCAAACGGTTTGCTAACAGTTAATACGGACTTATATGTCGTAGGCTCCACAACTTTTCAAAAAGTAAATGCCAACAAAGAAATGAGCAAAATTAGTGAAGGTTTTGAAAGCGGACTGGATGGAATTGTACCGATTGGTGATAAAGAGTTTATTCTCAGTAATTACAAAGGCATTTTGTATTATGTAAACGCTGATGGCACAAACCAGGTGCTGCTGGATAGCCGTGCCAATAAAATTATGGCAAACGATATCAGTTACGACAGCAAAACAAAAACGCTGTATGTTCCCTCGTTTGGCACCAACCGCATTATCGCCTATAAAGTAAATTAA
- a CDS encoding sorbosone dehydrogenase family protein codes for MNKLLLIPIAATLAGVISFGTTGKIVKPAKNNNDGSTAAITSASAALPLDKIKMPAGFSISVYAEVAGARSMVMSPSGVLFVGTQRPGKVYALKDSDGDNIADKKWEITSGMNNPNGVALKNGALYIAEISKVTKFADIEKNLDAPGKGEVIYDKFPTEWAHGWKYIAFGPDGKLYVPVGSPVNIGMPDDRHAAIFRMNDDGTEIEKFASGIRNTVGFTWSPTSKEMWFTDNGRDMLGDDVPFCELNKAPKAGMNFGFPYFHSGTIKDPEFGGTHEASEFTPPAQNLGAHVAPLGLKFYTGGMFPTEYKDQIFIAEHGSWNRTKKNGYRVSLVKVKDGKAEGYETFASGWLDEEAQKAWGRPVDVLVLKDGSMLLSDDVAGVIYRITYKK; via the coding sequence ATGAACAAGCTATTATTAATACCCATCGCCGCAACCCTGGCAGGAGTTATTTCTTTCGGCACCACCGGTAAGATAGTTAAGCCTGCAAAAAATAATAACGACGGTTCAACAGCTGCCATAACGAGCGCAAGCGCCGCCTTGCCACTGGATAAGATCAAAATGCCTGCGGGTTTTTCCATCAGCGTGTATGCTGAGGTTGCAGGCGCGCGATCGATGGTTATGTCACCATCAGGTGTACTCTTTGTCGGGACACAGCGTCCGGGAAAAGTATATGCGTTAAAAGATTCAGACGGTGACAATATAGCTGATAAGAAATGGGAGATCACATCAGGAATGAACAACCCAAACGGCGTTGCCCTCAAGAATGGTGCTCTATATATTGCTGAGATCAGCAAGGTCACCAAATTTGCGGATATTGAGAAGAACCTTGATGCTCCTGGAAAGGGTGAAGTGATCTATGATAAATTCCCAACCGAATGGGCGCACGGGTGGAAATATATCGCCTTCGGGCCTGACGGTAAATTGTATGTGCCGGTAGGGTCACCGGTAAATATCGGCATGCCTGATGACCGTCATGCAGCCATCTTTAGAATGAATGACGACGGTACCGAAATTGAAAAATTCGCAAGTGGTATTCGTAATACAGTTGGTTTTACCTGGAGCCCGACCTCTAAAGAAATGTGGTTTACAGATAACGGCAGGGATATGTTAGGTGATGACGTTCCGTTTTGCGAGTTGAACAAAGCGCCCAAAGCCGGGATGAATTTTGGCTTTCCTTATTTCCATAGCGGCACCATCAAAGATCCCGAATTTGGTGGCACTCATGAGGCATCAGAATTCACGCCACCAGCTCAAAACCTGGGCGCACATGTCGCCCCCCTTGGCCTTAAGTTCTATACGGGAGGCATGTTCCCAACTGAATATAAGGACCAGATCTTTATCGCAGAACATGGCTCGTGGAATCGCACTAAAAAGAACGGTTACCGGGTTAGCCTGGTAAAAGTGAAAGATGGCAAAGCCGAGGGGTATGAAACATTTGCCAGCGGCTGGCTGGATGAAGAAGCTCAGAAAGCCTGGGGAAGACCGGTTGACGTACTTGTATTAAAAGATGGCTCAATGCTTTTATCTGACGATGTTGCGGGGGTTATTTATCGAATTACTTACAAGAAGTAA
- a CDS encoding cytochrome c, whose protein sequence is MKSALIILALSFIATFSNAQKKVLPVTNVTTGKEIYAKHCMTCHQVDGVGAQNMIPPLIKTDYVLGDKKRLIKIILNGLKGDLDVNGDMYSGEMPSQALLKDDEIAAALTYVRKSFGNSASAVTIKDVRRVRAANKTISK, encoded by the coding sequence ATGAAGAGCGCGCTCATAATTTTGGCATTAAGCTTTATTGCGACATTTTCTAATGCACAAAAGAAAGTCTTACCTGTGACCAACGTGACGACCGGAAAAGAGATCTATGCAAAGCATTGTATGACTTGCCACCAGGTAGACGGAGTTGGCGCACAGAACATGATCCCACCATTGATTAAAACCGACTATGTTCTGGGCGATAAGAAGCGCCTTATTAAAATAATATTGAATGGCCTAAAGGGAGATTTAGATGTCAATGGAGATATGTATTCCGGGGAGATGCCTTCGCAAGCGCTTTTGAAGGACGATGAGATAGCAGCGGCACTCACATACGTTCGTAAAAGCTTCGGCAATAGCGCCAGCGCAGTAACCATTAAAGATGTTCGCAGGGTTCGCGCTGCCAATAAAACGATCTCAAAATGA
- a CDS encoding flavodoxin, translated as MSGLSVFYSANSFRKKTLIVYLSRTNNTKAVAQIIQKEVGGTLVALELVKPYPANYRATVDQVVKENETGYLPPLKTKVDISRYDTIFVGFPTWGMKLPPPMKSFLKQYDLTGKTIVPFNTNAGYGIGSTFDTVKELCPKSKTLEGFTIKGGIERDGVLFVMEGAKERQAQTEIHTWLKKLKIIKL; from the coding sequence TTGTCTGGGCTCAGCGTCTTCTACAGCGCAAACAGCTTCCGCAAAAAAACACTAATAGTTTATCTGTCACGCACTAATAATACAAAGGCTGTAGCACAGATCATCCAAAAAGAAGTTGGTGGGACGTTGGTAGCCTTAGAACTTGTAAAACCCTATCCGGCAAATTACCGGGCAACTGTTGATCAGGTTGTTAAGGAGAACGAAACGGGGTACTTACCACCGCTTAAAACCAAAGTTGACATTAGCCGATATGATACCATTTTTGTTGGTTTCCCAACCTGGGGCATGAAGCTACCTCCACCGATGAAAAGCTTTCTGAAGCAGTATGATCTAACGGGTAAAACCATTGTCCCCTTCAATACCAATGCCGGTTATGGCATAGGCAGCACATTCGATACGGTAAAAGAGTTGTGCCCCAAAAGCAAAACCTTGGAGGGTTTCACTATAAAAGGCGGGATAGAAAGAGACGGCGTTCTATTTGTAATGGAAGGTGCAAAGGAAAGACAGGCACAGACCGAAATTCATACTTGGTTAAAGAAACTCAAAATCATAAAATTATGA
- a CDS encoding carboxymuconolactone decarboxylase family protein — protein MSRTLKYIVSICLILPFGLNTIVLGQQANNNEVTLTPRQEAIIPISAHAAKGDQVNLKVALADGLEKGLTVNEIKEILVQLYAYAGFPRSLNAINTFQAVVKAREQKGFKITEGNKPGRLNFGDDKYQFGKNVQAKLTGRSANSTQDFVPVIDTFLKEHLFADIFGRDNIDYQSREIATISIIATIGNADSQLNTHLSVGRNVGLSEKQLRGIAAKLSIVVSPEAGKSTTKYLDTMFGSDGTIAIPSLEQPIVFVPTFSKGNKVNSNNFTGEVWVNMLISDTATRTSVGNVTFAPGARSNWHLHPSGQILLVTDGIGYYQEKGQTMRLIKRGDIINCTANVAHWHGATMDSSMSHIALGANIEMNSVKWLQKVTDDEYNTMIR, from the coding sequence ATGAGCAGGACATTAAAATATATTGTTTCTATATGTCTGATATTGCCTTTTGGACTAAACACAATAGTTTTAGGTCAGCAGGCGAATAACAATGAAGTGACTTTAACTCCCAGGCAAGAAGCCATTATTCCAATTTCAGCACACGCTGCCAAAGGAGACCAGGTTAACCTTAAAGTTGCTTTAGCAGACGGATTGGAGAAAGGCCTGACGGTGAACGAGATCAAAGAAATTTTAGTGCAGCTTTATGCTTATGCGGGCTTTCCAAGAAGTTTGAATGCTATTAATACTTTTCAGGCTGTAGTCAAAGCAAGGGAACAAAAAGGTTTTAAAATTACAGAGGGGAATAAGCCAGGCAGATTAAATTTTGGCGATGACAAATATCAGTTTGGTAAAAACGTTCAAGCCAAACTCACAGGCAGATCTGCAAATTCCACGCAAGATTTCGTTCCGGTTATAGATACCTTTTTAAAGGAACATTTGTTCGCTGATATATTCGGAAGAGACAATATTGATTATCAAAGCCGCGAAATTGCAACTATTTCAATCATAGCAACCATCGGCAATGCTGATAGCCAGCTCAATACTCATCTGAGTGTGGGGCGCAACGTAGGTTTGTCGGAAAAGCAATTGAGAGGTATTGCCGCTAAACTGTCAATTGTTGTCAGTCCTGAAGCGGGAAAGTCAACAACAAAGTATTTAGACACCATGTTTGGATCCGATGGCACCATAGCTATCCCTTCTCTGGAACAACCGATAGTTTTCGTGCCGACGTTTTCAAAAGGAAATAAGGTTAACAGTAACAATTTCACCGGTGAAGTTTGGGTAAACATGCTGATCAGCGATACAGCTACCCGGACATCGGTAGGCAACGTAACTTTTGCTCCAGGCGCGCGCTCAAACTGGCACTTGCATCCTTCGGGGCAGATACTGCTGGTCACGGATGGCATTGGTTATTATCAGGAGAAAGGGCAGACAATGCGTTTAATTAAGAGGGGCGATATCATCAATTGTACTGCTAATGTGGCTCATTGGCATGGTGCTACCATGGACAGTTCTATGTCCCATATTGCTTTAGGGGCGAATATCGAGATGAATTCTGTCAAATGGTTGCAAAAGGTAACAGATGATGAATATAATACCATGATTAGATAA
- a CDS encoding helix-turn-helix domain-containing protein, which produces MELQVLTTEDLEKFRKQLLTDIENLLNVKYPKKWLKTNEVMDLLGMSEVTLQTLRNKGKIPFRKLGGTVYFNAEELDQYIQQLGE; this is translated from the coding sequence ATGGAACTACAAGTGTTGACCACTGAAGATTTAGAAAAGTTTCGTAAACAATTACTTACCGACATTGAGAATTTATTAAATGTTAAATATCCTAAAAAGTGGCTTAAAACAAACGAGGTTATGGATTTGCTGGGTATGTCAGAAGTAACTCTACAAACCTTGCGTAATAAAGGAAAAATACCATTTAGAAAATTAGGCGGTACGGTTTATTTCAACGCAGAAGAACTCGATCAATATATACAACAGTTAGGAGAATAA
- a CDS encoding PH domain-containing protein: MTQNDDILLRPAMLFAFFKAFPLILLALTFLLLAWYLSPYFVLFSLAVCGLAWYRLLYLRSFKYLVSVEYILITKGIFFKRIDQVEMFRVKDYIITQPFMLQICKLMHLTLKSTDEENKVIRFEGIAESGILDTIRDRVLSARKNNNIYELN; the protein is encoded by the coding sequence ATGACTCAGAACGATGATATTTTACTAAGGCCGGCCATGCTGTTTGCCTTTTTCAAAGCATTTCCGCTTATCCTGTTAGCGCTGACGTTTCTGCTGCTGGCATGGTACCTCTCGCCTTATTTTGTTCTATTTAGCCTCGCTGTATGCGGACTGGCCTGGTACCGTCTCCTATATCTCCGAAGTTTTAAATATCTGGTTAGCGTAGAATATATACTGATCACAAAAGGCATATTCTTTAAACGAATTGACCAGGTGGAGATGTTCCGGGTGAAGGATTATATTATTACCCAGCCGTTCATGTTGCAAATATGCAAACTGATGCACCTTACCTTAAAAAGTACGGATGAAGAAAACAAGGTTATCCGCTTTGAGGGTATCGCTGAATCCGGCATCCTTGATACCATTCGGGATAGGGTTTTGAGCGCCCGTAAAAACAATAATATTTACGAATTAAATTAA
- a CDS encoding DUF4099 domain-containing protein: MNPITFHENDLPVKDLETIGLASGGQLLLNVDDLKALLSGRRTGLMELHDLEADNIKIKSINAKISLKPNEKGQLDLLIHPIYRDAEIPDLLTKNEAMQLQKGEVGSVLRIALDNHGTKKEMLVEYDPETKEFIVSDTERILAPDMVNNEFLTQAQKENYRKGKEVQIPDGTRFSYSATDKHGIRSNKLALVASILMDGGLTYMIYKGLNSLFNKKRDQAAATKLSPGYYQAIKDIENQHGFKPHEFERSQSRKGR, from the coding sequence ATGAACCCGATAACGTTTCACGAAAATGATCTCCCGGTCAAGGACCTGGAGACCATCGGGCTGGCCTCAGGAGGCCAGCTCCTTTTAAACGTCGATGACCTGAAAGCGCTGCTTTCAGGTCGCCGTACAGGCTTAATGGAATTGCATGACCTGGAAGCCGACAATATCAAGATCAAATCGATAAATGCGAAGATATCTTTAAAGCCAAATGAAAAGGGCCAGTTGGATCTTTTGATCCACCCGATCTACCGCGATGCGGAAATTCCCGACCTGTTAACTAAAAATGAAGCCATGCAACTGCAAAAGGGTGAGGTAGGGAGTGTGCTGAGGATCGCACTCGATAACCACGGCACTAAAAAAGAGATGCTGGTCGAATACGACCCGGAAACAAAAGAGTTTATCGTTTCTGATACGGAGAGGATCTTAGCGCCTGATATGGTCAATAACGAATTTCTGACCCAGGCACAAAAAGAGAACTACAGAAAAGGTAAGGAGGTGCAGATACCTGACGGAACCCGCTTTAGCTATTCTGCAACAGATAAGCATGGCATACGGTCCAACAAACTGGCCCTGGTGGCTTCTATCCTGATGGATGGCGGTTTAACCTATATGATTTACAAAGGGCTAAACAGCTTATTCAATAAGAAACGTGACCAGGCGGCGGCCACGAAATTAAGCCCCGGATATTATCAGGCTATTAAGGATATTGAAAATCAGCATGGATTTAAGCCGCACGAGTTTGAACGGTCCCAATCCCGAAAAGGAAGGTGA
- a CDS encoding zincin-like metallopeptidase domain-containing protein, with amino-acid sequence MSKNFKPLPIQLSDKLIAEIKEGNSLFQKPVKENGMPAFVKPINPTTGKGYSAMNALILGMQRHEDPRWMSADAARYAGNWVKKDETGTLIEFPKTSDIQAIRTAEGKVIKDDAGVTQTKKVEFDKPQRGQAFLFNGSQLKDLEPLEEFLAKQNEGQTLSPIERAAKLIDDSKAVIIHGGQEAYYDKVRDAIIMPEPEHFENETKYLQAAIHQLAHWSGHESRLNRPMEGKFGSLDYAREEMRAAIAGILIGGELKIGHNFGQQAAYMNNFAKILKDEPFEIVKASRDAQKIANLLLGVSQKREQKQGSETIGFNKGDEIAYMDTTYKVLETYKTKSIKVEDAEGTRKVLKPEYGLYKSLLEAKTNPREPELVLEEERGQSEEQGQTQKIGR; translated from the coding sequence ATGAGCAAAAATTTCAAACCACTGCCGATCCAGCTTTCAGACAAGCTGATCGCTGAGATCAAAGAGGGTAACTCCCTGTTTCAAAAACCGGTTAAAGAAAATGGCATGCCTGCCTTTGTTAAACCGATCAATCCAACAACCGGGAAAGGCTATAGTGCCATGAATGCGCTGATCCTCGGTATGCAGCGCCATGAAGACCCACGCTGGATGTCGGCTGATGCCGCGCGTTATGCCGGGAACTGGGTAAAAAAGGATGAAACCGGTACCCTGATCGAGTTCCCAAAAACCAGCGACATCCAGGCTATCCGCACCGCAGAGGGTAAGGTCATCAAGGATGATGCGGGTGTTACCCAAACCAAAAAGGTAGAATTTGATAAACCGCAGCGGGGCCAGGCTTTCCTTTTCAATGGCAGCCAGCTGAAAGACCTCGAACCATTGGAAGAGTTTTTGGCCAAACAAAATGAAGGCCAAACCCTTTCACCCATCGAAAGGGCTGCAAAACTGATCGATGACAGCAAAGCGGTGATCATTCACGGTGGTCAGGAGGCTTATTATGACAAGGTTCGCGACGCGATCATTATGCCCGAGCCGGAACATTTTGAGAACGAAACCAAATACCTGCAGGCTGCCATTCACCAACTGGCGCACTGGAGTGGCCATGAAAGCCGTCTTAACCGTCCGATGGAGGGTAAATTTGGTTCTCTTGATTACGCGCGCGAAGAAATGCGCGCCGCCATTGCCGGTATCCTGATCGGTGGTGAGTTAAAGATCGGCCATAACTTTGGGCAGCAAGCTGCCTATATGAACAACTTTGCCAAGATCTTAAAGGATGAACCTTTTGAGATTGTCAAAGCATCCCGTGATGCACAAAAAATAGCCAACCTGCTATTGGGCGTTTCTCAAAAACGGGAACAAAAACAGGGTTCCGAAACTATAGGATTTAATAAAGGTGATGAGATCGCCTATATGGATACCACCTATAAGGTACTGGAAACCTATAAAACCAAAAGCATTAAAGTAGAAGATGCCGAAGGGACCCGCAAAGTTCTAAAGCCGGAATACGGGCTTTACAAATCCTTGCTGGAGGCCAAAACCAATCCTCGTGAACCGGAATTGGTTTTAGAGGAAGAACGGGGCCAGTCCGAGGAACAGGGGCAAACTCAAAAAATAGGCCGTTAA